The Cervus elaphus chromosome 12, mCerEla1.1, whole genome shotgun sequence genome includes a region encoding these proteins:
- the RPL4 gene encoding 60S ribosomal protein L4 codes for MACARPLISVYSEKGESSGKNVTLPAVFKAPIRPDIVNFVHTNLRKNNRQPYAVSELAGHQTSAESWGTGRAVARIPRVRGGGTHRSGQGAFGNMCRGGRMFAPTKTWRRWHRRVNTTQKRYAICSALAASALPALVMSKGHRIEEVPELPLVVEDKVEGYKKTKEAVLLLKKLKAWNDIKKVYASQRMRAGKGKMRNRRRIQRRGPCIIYNEDNGIIKAFRNIPGITLLNVSKLNILKLAPGGHVGRFCIWTESAFRKLDELYGTWRKAASLKSNYNLPMHKMLNTDLSRILKSPEIQRALRAPRKKIHRRVLKKNPLKNLRIMLKLNPYAKTMRRNTILRQAKNHKIRMDKAAAALEAKSDQKGVEGKKPVVGNKEKKAVGDKKLKKPVVGKKAAGTKKPAAEKKPAEKKPTEKKPTSEEKKAAA; via the exons ATG gcgTGTGCTCGTCCACTGATATCAGTGTACTCCGAAAAGGGAGAGTCCTCTGGCAAAAATGTCACTTTGCCTGCTGTATTCAAGGCTCCCATTCGACCCGATATTGTTAACTTTGTTCACACCAACTTGCGCAAAAACAACAGACAGCCCTATGCTGTCAGTGAATTAGCAG GTCATCAAACCAGTGCTGAGTCTTGGGGTACCGGCAGAGCTGTGGCTCGAATTCCCAGGGTTCGAGGTGGCGGGACTCACCGTTCTGGTCAGGGTGCTTTTGGAAAT ATGTGTCGTGGGGGCCGCATGTTTGCACCAACCAAGACCTGGCGACGTTGGCACCGCAGAGTGAATACAACGCAGAAGCGATACGCCATCTGCTCTGCACTGGCTGCCTCAGCCTTACCAGCGCTGGTCATGTCTAAAG GTCATCGTATAGAGGAAGTTCCTGAACTTCCTTTGGTGGTTGAAGATAAAGTTGAAGGCTACAAGAAGACCAAGGAGGCTGTTTTGCTTCTGAAGAAACTTAAGGCCTGGAATGATATCAAAAAG GTTTACGCCTCTCAGCGAATGAGAGCTGGCAAAGGCAAAATGAGAAACCGTCGCCGTATCCAGCGCAGGGGACCCTGCATCATCTATAATGAAGACAATGGTATCATCAAGGCCTTCAGAAACATCCCTG GAATTACTCTGCTTAATGTAAGCAAGCTGAACATTTTGAAACTTGCTCCTGGTGGTCATGTGGGACGTTTCTGCATTTGGACTGAAAGTGCTTTCCGAAAGTTAGATGAGCTGTACGGCACTTGGCGTAAAGCAGCCTCCCTCAAGAGTAACTACAA cCTCCCCATGCACAAGATGCTCAATACAGACCTTAGCAGAATCTTGAAAAGCCCAGAAATCCAAAGAGCACTCCGAGCACCACG CAAGAAGATTCATCGCAGAGTCCTGAAGAAGAATCCACTGAAAAACCTGAGAATCATGTTGAAGCTTAACCCGTACGCAAAGACCATGCGCCGGAACACCATTCTTCGACAGGCCAAGAAC CACAAAATCCGCATGGATAAGGCAGCAGCAGCACTAGAAGCCAAATCAGATCAGAAGGGGGTTGAGGGCAAGAAGCCTGTGgtgggaaacaaagaaaagaaggctGTTGGCGATAAGAAGCTGAAGAAGCCTGTGGTGGGAAAAAAGGCTGCAGGGACCAAGAAACCAGCAGCTGAGAAGAAGCCCGCTGAGAAGAAGCCCACAGAAAAGAAACCCACCTCAGAGGAAAAGAAGGCTGCTGCATAA
- the SNAPC5 gene encoding snRNA-activating protein complex subunit 5 isoform X2, with the protein MLSRLQELRKEEETLLRLKAALHDQLNRLKVEELALQSMISSRREGEMLPSQPAPEPSHDMLVLVDNEASINQTALELSTRSHVPEEEEEEEEEESDS; encoded by the exons ATGTTGAGCCGGCTGCAGGAGCTGCGCAAGGAGGAGGAGACGCTGCTCCGCTTGAAAGCGGCTCTGCACGACCAGCTGAACCGGCTCAAG GTTGAAGAGCTGGCCCTCCAGTCGATGATTAGTTCTAGAAGAGAAGGTGAGATGCTGCCTTCTCAGCCTGCACCAGAACCATCACATGAT ATGCTGGTGCTTGTAGACAATGAAGCGTCAATCAACCAAACTGCACTGGAGTTGAGCACAAGGAGCCATGTgccagaagaggaggaggaggaagaggaggaagaatcaGATTCCTGA
- the SNAPC5 gene encoding snRNA-activating protein complex subunit 5 isoform X1 has product MLSRLQELRKEEETLLRLKAALHDQLNRLKVEELALQSMISSRREGEMLPSQPAPEPSHDQMLVLVDNEASINQTALELSTRSHVPEEEEEEEEEESDS; this is encoded by the exons ATGTTGAGCCGGCTGCAGGAGCTGCGCAAGGAGGAGGAGACGCTGCTCCGCTTGAAAGCGGCTCTGCACGACCAGCTGAACCGGCTCAAG GTTGAAGAGCTGGCCCTCCAGTCGATGATTAGTTCTAGAAGAGAAGGTGAGATGCTGCCTTCTCAGCCTGCACCAGAACCATCACATGAT CAGATGCTGGTGCTTGTAGACAATGAAGCGTCAATCAACCAAACTGCACTGGAGTTGAGCACAAGGAGCCATGTgccagaagaggaggaggaggaagaggaggaagaatcaGATTCCTGA